The following coding sequences are from one Haloferax litoreum window:
- a CDS encoding LLM class flavin-dependent oxidoreductase, protein MKIGYSPSGFYPRELPARDATAKLLELAETAHELGYDYIEKGDHHVVDLGQYLQNVPTSGRLAALFDHVATMFLLPMYDPVLVAEQAGTLSAMVEQFDFWCALGYNDDAFRAFGVPKRQRAPRFEEQLALIRRLWSEDEVTFEGKYYQVEDVSVNPKADARICIGGSAEPAVRRAGRLGDAWVSSSADHDTLEEKIQWFEEAGGGAVIVRLDAVGLPNDADAKEHAQDLIKDGYRGWSSDANYLAGDATHLAEYLGDLVDSGVDEVVVRPMDRAYATETLTQLIEAKEQC, encoded by the coding sequence ATGAAGATTGGATACTCTCCGTCTGGTTTCTATCCTCGGGAACTCCCAGCGAGAGATGCCACGGCGAAACTCCTCGAACTCGCCGAGACAGCACACGAACTTGGGTACGACTACATAGAAAAAGGGGACCACCACGTCGTCGATTTGGGACAGTACCTTCAAAATGTGCCGACGTCCGGTCGTCTCGCCGCCTTGTTCGACCACGTCGCAACGATGTTTCTCTTACCGATGTACGACCCAGTCCTCGTTGCCGAACAGGCGGGAACACTCAGCGCGATGGTCGAACAATTTGACTTCTGGTGCGCACTGGGGTACAACGACGATGCATTTAGGGCGTTCGGGGTTCCGAAGCGTCAGCGTGCACCGCGATTCGAAGAACAGCTAGCACTCATCCGTCGTCTATGGTCTGAAGACGAAGTGACGTTCGAAGGGAAGTACTATCAAGTCGAAGACGTCTCGGTGAATCCGAAAGCAGATGCACGAATTTGTATCGGGGGGAGCGCAGAACCGGCAGTGCGCCGAGCCGGTAGGCTTGGCGACGCATGGGTGAGTTCTTCTGCAGACCACGATACGCTCGAAGAGAAGATTCAGTGGTTCGAGGAGGCAGGGGGTGGTGCAGTCATCGTCAGGCTGGATGCCGTCGGACTCCCGAACGACGCGGATGCCAAGGAGCATGCACAGGACCTCATCAAAGACGGGTACCGTGGATGGAGTTCCGATGCAAACTATCTCGCCGGAGACGCAACTCACCTCGCAGAGTATCTCGGTGACCTCGTAGATTCTGGGGTCGACGAGGTCGTCGTCCGTCCGATGGATCGTGCGTACGCAACCGAAACGTTGACCCAATTGATCGAAGCCAAGGAGCAGTGCTGA
- the rdfA gene encoding rod-determining factor RdfA → MGANSDEGRRKSKVERVIDSYGLTGFGETLAERWTAPEDSDSLRDLATLLNEKMIQSALRETDSEVLKGEAENLYSLLSDDDTTEGMRVQAKNSLESRGVDVDQLSSDFVSHQAVYTYLTEIRGVSKDSESKNRIQSVVDSVQKLRGRLLAVTERSLESLRDTNQLRLGDFDVLIDTQVYCRDCGTQYEVIQLLTRGGCECGTNSESGRQ, encoded by the coding sequence ATGGGAGCTAACTCGGACGAAGGTCGACGAAAAAGCAAGGTCGAGCGGGTGATCGACTCGTATGGGTTAACAGGGTTTGGCGAAACATTAGCCGAACGGTGGACCGCACCGGAAGACAGCGATAGTCTCAGAGACCTCGCAACGTTGCTGAACGAAAAAATGATCCAATCGGCACTACGTGAGACCGATAGTGAAGTCCTCAAAGGGGAAGCAGAGAACCTGTATTCACTTCTCTCGGACGACGACACTACTGAGGGGATGCGTGTCCAAGCGAAAAATTCACTCGAGTCCAGGGGAGTCGATGTCGACCAACTCTCCTCAGACTTTGTATCGCACCAAGCAGTGTACACATATCTCACTGAAATCCGTGGTGTCTCGAAAGACTCTGAATCGAAAAATCGCATACAGAGCGTCGTCGATTCGGTCCAGAAGCTTCGGGGGAGATTACTTGCTGTTACCGAACGAAGTCTCGAATCGCTCCGAGACACGAACCAACTTCGACTCGGCGACTTCGACGTGCTCATCGACACCCAAGTATACTGCCGAGATTGCGGTACCCAATACGAGGTCATCCAACTACTCACGAGAGGGGGTTGTGAGTGTGGTACCAATTCCGAATCCGGCCGTCAATAA
- a CDS encoding MBL fold metallo-hydrolase, with protein sequence MVAPYYTEVVPGVYEITWQDRDEGPPFIRGDRRRSYLFDLPDDVPTLVDTCVPTRARHLIDGIESTGVDPQRLIITHRHLDHAGAFDTVVDRFDVETWVPEQEPLVDADRLNVTTPADNLYGHEDRIGRFVAVHVGGHSPGSSALVDEKAGIAACGDVVSGSDRRGLPAGYLVHPPQSTNMYVSPADVVDAEENLVRLLDYDFEIALVHHGSNVFENASQKLERYVSFEPNYASDEPSLHRPSREGLPEGVLDDAF encoded by the coding sequence ATGGTCGCACCATACTACACAGAGGTCGTCCCCGGCGTATACGAGATAACGTGGCAAGACCGCGACGAAGGCCCACCGTTCATCAGAGGCGACCGACGCCGGTCGTACCTGTTCGACCTTCCAGACGACGTCCCGACGCTTGTCGATACGTGTGTGCCAACCCGTGCACGACACCTTATCGACGGAATAGAGTCGACGGGTGTCGACCCACAACGGCTTATCATCACTCACCGTCATCTCGACCACGCGGGGGCATTCGACACGGTCGTCGACCGGTTCGACGTCGAAACGTGGGTACCGGAACAGGAACCCCTCGTCGACGCAGACCGCCTCAACGTGACGACGCCAGCAGACAATCTGTACGGACACGAAGATAGAATCGGCCGCTTCGTAGCAGTCCACGTTGGCGGACATTCGCCGGGGAGTTCGGCGCTCGTGGACGAAAAAGCTGGTATCGCAGCGTGTGGGGACGTTGTCTCTGGCTCTGACCGGCGCGGTCTTCCAGCAGGGTATCTCGTCCACCCACCTCAATCGACGAACATGTACGTCTCACCAGCAGACGTCGTCGATGCGGAAGAAAATCTCGTCAGACTTCTGGACTACGATTTCGAAATTGCACTCGTCCACCACGGTTCCAACGTGTTCGAGAATGCAAGTCAAAAACTGGAACGATACGTCTCATTCGAACCGAACTACGCGTCCGACGAGCCATCGCTCCATCGACCCTCACGAGAAGGGCTACCCGAGGGAGTCCTCGACGACGCGTTCTGA
- a CDS encoding cupin domain-containing protein, with product MYKSSRDKGSSVPTIDRELFDPFGEDSGLNWEEERPGVYERVVYEDEDGQCTRFVRMEPGAEIPDRITHDFYEEVFIIEGGLIDTHLDEVFTRGMYCCRTPGMEHGPYVAPIGCLTIGHRYYD from the coding sequence ATGTATAAGTCGTCTCGAGATAAAGGGAGTTCTGTGCCAACAATTGACAGAGAGCTGTTTGACCCATTCGGCGAGGATAGTGGATTGAATTGGGAAGAAGAGCGTCCTGGGGTATACGAACGAGTTGTATACGAGGACGAGGACGGTCAATGCACCCGATTCGTCCGAATGGAACCCGGTGCAGAGATTCCCGACCGCATCACCCACGATTTTTACGAGGAGGTGTTCATCATCGAGGGCGGGTTAATCGATACACACCTCGACGAGGTGTTCACACGTGGGATGTACTGCTGTCGAACTCCAGGTATGGAGCACGGCCCATACGTCGCACCGATTGGGTGCCTCACCATCGGTCACCGCTACTACGATTGA
- a CDS encoding nuclear transport factor 2 family protein, with product MESEEPLPVTAMKRYWYHLERDEFREAADQFTEDTMYLHPPMHKGISEVYGREELYDYFVNARGPRESSHEVTHYVSDGTSAVIQGRVFGPDVDVPHVFMVYTEVRDGKIAYYSAVNRDETESERVVEDSLG from the coding sequence ATGGAGTCGGAAGAACCACTCCCAGTAACTGCCATGAAACGCTACTGGTACCATCTCGAACGCGACGAATTTCGGGAGGCTGCCGACCAATTCACTGAGGACACGATGTACCTCCACCCACCGATGCACAAGGGCATTTCAGAGGTCTATGGGAGAGAAGAACTCTACGACTATTTCGTCAACGCGAGAGGGCCTCGAGAGTCTTCACACGAGGTGACACACTACGTCTCAGACGGTACTTCAGCCGTCATCCAAGGACGGGTGTTCGGTCCTGACGTTGACGTTCCCCACGTATTCATGGTCTATACCGAGGTCCGAGATGGAAAAATCGCGTACTACAGTGCAGTCAACCGAGACGAAACGGAGTCAGAACGCGTCGTCGAGGACTCCCTCGGGTAG
- a CDS encoding IclR family transcriptional regulator has product MVKDRGERNGVKTTDTVVRVIEALMTLNGGRVTEVADHLEMAPSTVHRHLTSLEEHDFVAKEGDTYKIGLRFLTVGGYARNQRPEYTIVKPFVKEIAEEIDCRSVFMVEEHGLAVYLFRGAGSHAVETHTVVGSRRHMHLIAGGKAILAHYPRERVDEIIDRWGLPQQTEDSITDRETLYEQLEEIKEQGVAFNRGESISGLHAVAAPVFGKRDEVLGALTVSGPQSRFTQENLEHDIPDRLIGTVKELQLKIQFSNVPSITTTELDVPTTTSEEDELPEHRG; this is encoded by the coding sequence ATGGTGAAAGACCGGGGCGAGAGAAACGGTGTGAAGACGACGGATACCGTCGTCCGAGTGATAGAAGCGTTGATGACACTAAACGGCGGCCGAGTAACGGAAGTTGCAGACCACCTAGAGATGGCACCAAGTACAGTTCACAGACATCTCACATCACTCGAAGAGCACGACTTCGTGGCCAAAGAGGGAGATACGTATAAAATCGGTCTACGGTTTCTCACAGTCGGTGGGTACGCACGTAATCAAAGGCCAGAGTACACAATCGTCAAACCGTTCGTCAAAGAGATTGCTGAAGAGATAGATTGCCGTTCCGTGTTCATGGTCGAAGAACACGGTCTGGCCGTCTACCTCTTCCGTGGGGCGGGGTCACACGCAGTGGAGACGCACACCGTCGTCGGGAGTCGCCGACACATGCACTTAATCGCTGGCGGGAAAGCAATACTCGCTCACTACCCCCGTGAACGAGTCGACGAGATCATCGACAGGTGGGGTTTGCCCCAACAGACAGAGGACTCGATTACAGACCGAGAGACGTTGTACGAACAACTAGAAGAGATCAAAGAGCAAGGAGTTGCGTTCAATCGTGGAGAAAGTATCAGCGGACTGCACGCTGTTGCAGCACCGGTCTTCGGAAAGCGTGATGAGGTTCTCGGTGCACTCACCGTGTCCGGCCCGCAAAGTCGGTTTACCCAAGAGAACCTCGAACACGACATACCGGACCGTCTCATCGGGACAGTAAAAGAGCTCCAACTCAAGATACAATTCTCTAATGTGCCCTCTATCACGACCACAGAGCTCGACGTGCCGACCACCACTTCAGAAGAAGACGAGTTGCCAGAACACCGAGGGTGA
- a CDS encoding flavin reductase family protein, with protein MEIEPTETDALYRTLTSAIIPRPIGWISTCSDEGVPNLAPYSFFNGVNSNNPPVLMFSGKQSTDGSHKDTVTNVLETGEFVYNLVTEDLLEAMDKTSDELPPDEDEFTHVGLEPTPSTTVDAPRVGEAKMNVECRLYETVPVGDHVVVFGQVTYVHVDDSVVTDGKVDVRKIDAVGRLTGTYYTKMSPVRVAKDQS; from the coding sequence ATGGAGATTGAGCCTACGGAGACCGACGCGTTATATCGGACGCTGACGAGTGCGATAATTCCGCGGCCAATTGGCTGGATTAGCACGTGTAGTGACGAGGGAGTTCCAAATCTAGCACCGTATAGTTTCTTTAACGGAGTCAACTCGAACAACCCACCCGTGTTGATGTTTTCGGGAAAGCAATCCACTGACGGGTCACACAAGGACACGGTAACGAACGTCTTAGAGACGGGAGAGTTCGTCTACAATCTCGTGACAGAAGACCTTCTCGAAGCGATGGACAAGACGAGCGACGAACTTCCACCAGACGAAGACGAGTTCACGCACGTTGGGCTAGAGCCGACCCCGAGCACGACTGTCGATGCGCCTCGCGTCGGTGAAGCGAAGATGAACGTCGAATGTCGTCTCTACGAGACGGTTCCAGTCGGTGACCACGTCGTGGTGTTTGGTCAGGTCACATACGTACACGTAGACGATTCAGTGGTCACAGATGGAAAGGTCGATGTGCGAAAAATCGATGCTGTCGGTCGACTGACCGGGACATACTATACGAAGATGTCGCCGGTACGGGTCGCCAAAGATCAATCGTAG